A region from the Panicum hallii strain FIL2 chromosome 1, PHallii_v3.1, whole genome shotgun sequence genome encodes:
- the LOC112876983 gene encoding transcription factor bHLH144-like yields the protein MQGAHGYGGYGYGGYGYDAGAYGSAGGGYGYDAGAYGSAGGGYGYGYGAGAYGSPGGGYGYDAGAYGSAGGGYYYSNGYPPAPAYEDPLAAGRRAHDVPAPLNGLELQPSEACPKNYVIFDQTCTKSRVMFHPSLAHKLGGPSSAHGGSCYGAGDDAGKKGAYRDDDCGGSVRQKEDTEEIDALLSSEDDDDVVSTGRTPGASRDDGSSPDSTCSSSRRGGGGEPRKKERMSKMMRTLRGIVPGGSQMDTPAVLDGAVRYLKSLKVEAKKLGVRGSGR from the coding sequence ATGCAGGGAGCCCATGGCTATGGTGGCTACGGTTACGGCGGCTACGGCTACGACGCCGGCGCGTACGGCTCCGCGGGCGGCGGGTACGGCTACGACGCCGGCGCGTACGGCTCCGCGGGCGGCGGCTACGGCTACGGCTACGGCGCCGGCGCGTACGGCTCCCCGGGGGGCGGGTACGGCTACGACGCCGGCGCGTACGGCTCCGCGGGCGGCGGGTACTACTACTCCAACGGCtacccgccggcgccggcctaCGAGGACCCGctcgcggccgggcggcgggcgcaCGACGTCCCGGCGCCTCTCAACGGGCTCGAGCTGCAGCCGTCGGAGGCGTGCCCCAAGAACTACGTCATCTTCGACCAGACTTGCACCAAGAGCCGGGTCATGTTCCACCCCTCCCTGGCGCACAAGCTCGGGGGTCCATCGTCGGCCCACGGCGGCAGCTGCTACGGCGCGGGTGACGACGCCGGGAAGAAGGGCGCGTACAGGGACGACGACTGCGGCGGCTCGGTGCGTCAAAAGGAGGACACGGAGGAGATCGACGCGCTGCTGAGCTCGGAGGACGATGACGACGTGGTGAGCACGGGGCGCACCCCGGGCGCCTCCCGGGACGACGGGAGCTCCCCGGACTCCACGTGCTCGTccagccgccgcggcggcggtggcgagccGCGCAAGAAGGAGCGGATGAGCAAGATGATGCGGACGCTCAGGGGGATCGTCCCCGGCGGCAGCCAGATGGACACGCCGGCCGTGTTGGACGGGGCCGTCCGGTACCTCAAGTCGCTCAAGGTGGAGGCCAAGAAGCTTGGCGTGCGCGGCTCGGGCAGGTAA